From one Octopus bimaculoides isolate UCB-OBI-ISO-001 chromosome 1, ASM119413v2, whole genome shotgun sequence genomic stretch:
- the LOC106880905 gene encoding uncharacterized protein LOC106880905 codes for MATTQRAIKRFMPGILLQENIRSEIIREGSRVNDVITDYRKHKFCSCQVKYSSAWRKKVFDIIHGLSHPDTKATRRLLSSKFIWHGDWTRSCSAYQQAKVHQHTKAPFGNYEPLQARFSHVKIDLVGPEPPSQGCSYLLTLVDRYTRWPEAIPLRSTETQEVSRAFIADWVARFSIPDSISSDGVHNSPRGCGITCVTFSKGLMERFHRRLKESLTTRLNGPN; via the exons ATGGCTACGACACAAAGGGCTATAAAAAGATTCATGCCAGGAATATTACTACAAGAAAACATCCGAAGTGAGATCATACGAGAAGGGAGCCGAGTGAATGATGTGATCACAGATTACCGGAAGCACAAGTTCTGCAGTTGCCAAGTG aaatattcctCCGCCTGGCGTAAGAAAGTTTTCGACATCATTCACGGACTTTCTCACCCAGATACTAAAGCCACACGGCGGCTGCTGTCAAGCAAATTTATCTGGCACGGGGACTGGACCAGGTCCTGCAGCGCCTATCAACAAGCCAAGGTCCATCAACACACCAAAGCACCCTTCGGCAACTATGAACCACTTCAGGCCCGATTCAGCCATGTCAAGATCGACCTTGTCGGTCCTGAACCACCTTCACAGGGTTGTTCGTATCTATTGACCTTGGTAGACCGCTACACCCGTTGGCCTGAAGCTATCCCTCTCCGCAGCACAGAAACACAAGAAGTCAGCCGAGCCTTCATCGCAGACTGGGTCGCCCGTTTCAGTATCCCAGATAGCATCTCATCCGATGGAGTCCACAATTCACCTCGAGGCTGTGGAATAACATGTGTGACCTTTTCGAAAGGATTAATGGAAAGATTTCACCGCCGCTTGAAGGAATCCCTGACAACCAGACTTAACGGGCCAAATTAG